Within the Acidimicrobiales bacterium genome, the region CCACCCGGGCCGCCGCCGCCTTCGACGCCTCGGGGGCCTGGCAGGCACGGGGCGCCCGCTCCGCCGCCGCCTGGCTGAGCGTGCACTGCGGCCTGGCGCCCGCCTCGGCCCAGCGCCGGGTCCACCTGGGCCGCGCCCTGCGCCACCTGCCGGCGGCCGAGGCGGCGTGGACGGCGGGCGAGGTCGACTCGTCGCACGTGGCCCTGCTGGCCCGGGCCCGCACGCC harbors:
- a CDS encoding DUF222 domain-containing protein — translated: MIDGLEAVLEELGAAEPQALADPEAVERLHRCLARLEAVTTRAAAAFDASGAWQARGARSAAAWLSVHCGLAPASAQRRVHLGRALRHLPAAEAAWTAGEVDSSHVALLARARTP